A window from Tenacibaculum singaporense encodes these proteins:
- a CDS encoding DUF4153 domain-containing protein, whose amino-acid sequence MKIISSLGEITSRAKNTFKRFPITLFWAIVGTLFTLFTIETNTFDSAFYGKVILTFILGVSWLIATRFFEEQFKKDKTWIFLLTLGFLSLFYISIEVDGFEIHQNSIIRFVLYFITGHLLVMVAPFMFSWNKSAYFNYLKSLFIALVRSLFFSLVLYLGIVLALLAIKHLFAIDFKGERFFQVFVFCIGIINTWIYLSDFPKDVHNQLAINYTKALEVLVKYILIPLVILYLIILYAYSLKIVINWNLPKGWVSYLIIALSFLGFIVQILINPIQKTINSRTIKKFYPWFYYLLLPLIVLLFVAIFRRINEYGITENRYFVFVLACWILAMCLYILFSKRKKIKIFPFSLALITFLVSFGFWGVFSVSTKSQLLRFEKIYTDIKKDNFSTTFEKKNQLRSIIRYLNNKHELHKVKNILGYNPKTTFKTNSRWQLQNRLMDSLDIKVTDNSNDINNLLFEGYYNIDEKNLTINTQKYDVLKRLYLNSYDNENKIQGYRFYLSEKTNTIRISKGNASIGKIDCSEMIKKLKAQQKNYNISPNLMTIEQHFEILNVKLIFQSVSLSKIDDDALESYLSDATFYVLIKEKNAE is encoded by the coding sequence ATGAAAATCATTTCTTCTCTTGGGGAAATTACTTCCAGAGCTAAAAATACTTTTAAGCGATTCCCTATAACATTGTTCTGGGCAATTGTAGGTACCTTATTTACTTTATTTACAATTGAAACTAATACTTTTGATAGTGCTTTTTACGGCAAGGTTATTTTAACTTTTATTTTAGGAGTTAGTTGGTTGATTGCAACTCGTTTTTTTGAAGAACAATTTAAAAAAGATAAAACTTGGATATTCTTACTAACTTTAGGTTTTCTAAGCCTGTTCTATATTAGTATTGAGGTTGATGGTTTTGAAATTCATCAAAACTCAATCATTCGTTTTGTTCTTTACTTCATAACTGGGCATTTACTTGTAATGGTAGCTCCTTTTATGTTTAGTTGGAATAAATCTGCGTATTTTAATTATTTAAAATCCCTTTTTATAGCCTTAGTTAGAAGTCTTTTTTTCTCTCTGGTTTTATATTTAGGAATTGTATTAGCACTTCTGGCTATTAAACATTTGTTTGCTATTGATTTTAAAGGAGAACGTTTTTTTCAGGTTTTTGTGTTTTGCATAGGAATTATAAATACCTGGATTTATCTTTCTGATTTTCCAAAAGATGTTCATAATCAACTTGCTATTAACTACACCAAAGCTTTAGAGGTATTGGTTAAGTACATCTTAATTCCGCTAGTAATTTTATACCTCATCATTTTATATGCTTATAGCTTAAAAATAGTAATCAACTGGAACTTGCCTAAAGGATGGGTTTCTTATTTAATTATTGCTCTTTCTTTCTTAGGATTTATTGTTCAAATACTTATCAATCCTATTCAAAAAACTATAAATTCTCGCACAATTAAAAAGTTTTATCCATGGTTTTATTATTTATTATTACCGTTAATTGTTTTACTTTTTGTTGCTATTTTTAGACGTATTAATGAATATGGTATCACCGAAAACCGTTATTTCGTATTTGTTTTAGCTTGTTGGATTTTGGCCATGTGCCTCTACATACTTTTTAGTAAACGTAAAAAAATTAAGATATTTCCTTTTAGTTTGGCTCTTATTACTTTTCTAGTTTCTTTTGGGTTTTGGGGCGTTTTTTCGGTATCAACAAAGAGTCAACTTCTTCGATTTGAAAAGATATATACTGATATTAAAAAAGATAACTTTTCTACCACTTTTGAAAAGAAAAATCAACTTCGTTCTATTATTAGATACTTAAACAATAAACATGAATTGCATAAAGTAAAGAACATCTTAGGTTATAACCCAAAAACAACTTTTAAAACTAATAGCCGTTGGCAATTACAAAATAGATTAATGGATAGTTTAGATATAAAAGTAACTGATAATTCTAATGATATAAATAATTTACTTTTTGAAGGTTATTATAATATTGATGAGAAAAACCTAACTATTAATACCCAAAAATACGATGTATTAAAAAGGTTGTACCTCAATAGCTATGATAATGAAAATAAAATTCAGGGATATCGTTTTTATTTAAGTGAAAAAACAAACACCATCAGAATCTCAAAAGGTAATGCTTCTATAGGCAAAATTGATTGTTCTGAAATGATAAAAAAACTTAAGGCTCAACAAAAAAACTATAATATATCACCTAATTTAATGACTATTGAACAGCATTTTGAAATATTGAATGTAAAACTTATTTTTCAAAGTGTTAGTTTATCTAAAATAGATGATGACGCTCTAGAAAGTTACTTATCTGATGCTACTTTTTATGTTTTAATCAAAGAAAAAAATGCTGAATAA
- a CDS encoding 3'-5' exonuclease, whose amino-acid sequence MLNKINLQNILFLDIETVPEVELFADLSPEMQELYALKTQYQRKDEFTPEEFYHRAGIWAEFGKIICISVGYFVERKGENQLRVTSFYGDNEHKLLIDFKNLLDTHFNHPNHLLCAHNGKEFDFPYIARRMIINQIELPNKLNLFGKKPWEVPHLDTMDLWKFGDYKHYTSLKLLTAILGIPSPKQDIDGSEVANVYYQEKNLSRIVEYCERDTVAVAQLLLRFLNKPLIEEQNIVNV is encoded by the coding sequence ATGCTGAATAAAATCAACTTACAAAACATCTTGTTTTTAGATATTGAAACCGTTCCTGAAGTAGAATTATTTGCTGATTTATCTCCTGAAATGCAAGAGTTGTATGCTTTAAAAACACAATATCAACGTAAAGATGAATTTACTCCTGAAGAGTTTTACCATCGAGCTGGTATTTGGGCTGAGTTTGGGAAAATAATCTGTATTTCAGTCGGGTATTTTGTAGAGCGTAAAGGTGAAAACCAACTTCGAGTTACCTCTTTTTATGGTGATAATGAGCATAAACTTTTGATTGATTTTAAAAATTTGTTAGACACACATTTTAACCATCCAAACCATCTTTTATGTGCACACAACGGTAAAGAATTTGACTTTCCGTATATCGCACGACGTATGATTATCAATCAAATTGAATTGCCTAATAAACTCAATTTATTTGGTAAAAAACCTTGGGAAGTTCCGCATTTAGATACAATGGATTTATGGAAATTTGGCGATTATAAGCACTACACTTCTTTAAAATTACTAACTGCTATTTTAGGAATTCCATCACCCAAACAAGATATTGATGGAAGTGAAGTTGCTAATGTATATTACCAAGAAAAAAATCTATCACGTATTGTTGAGTATTGTGAACGAGATACCGTAGCGGTAGCTCAACTTTTATTGCGGTTTTTAAATAAGCCTTTGATTGAAGAACAGAATATAGTTAATGTTTAA